The nucleotide window TTTAAACCCCACACACCCAGTCTTCGTAATGTGTGATCCTCTGTGTCATTGTATAGCTTTCACTTTGTCTTTTGTTTTCCTGCGTTCCAATTGATGCCAATAAGTAGGGCAAAGTTGAGCAATTATTTTCCACATGAAGCTGAGCTTTTTCCGGTGAACCGAAAGGTTGCAGAGAAGTTGTGGAAATTCCAACTGGCGAAAGCTCCGCTTGCTTTGTCTTCAGCCATTCATCCGCACAAGGAAGACTGCGTCAATTGTCTCTCTGCCTCTCGAAGAAGATAAACAGTaagtgagaagaagaagaagaagagattttTATGGATTCAGACCCCCACCAAGCAATGCTTCTCTCATGAACAACTGGAATTCTGCACATCAACAGGTGTAAGACATGACCTTCATGTGCATGTCTGTAGTTGGTGGCATCATCTGCAGCATGACTGTTGTTCTTAGTCATGACCAGTCCAATTCCATCTCTTTCTCGGTCTCTATTAAAGTAGCTTTTATGAGAATAATtatgtgatcatggtggagatatGACATTGAATTATAAGCCGAGATATTTCATGAGATCAATATTTTTGGTAACTAAGGTAGGCTTCTTGACTTAAAAGAGTCTACCGTGGGTCAATGTTGCCTTGGGTTTGGTCTGAGTCAACCATAGAATCTTGACATCAAGTAGATCTATTATTAATGATTTATGTCTTTTAGGTTAATACATCAGTTATCCTATGAGATtaaatcataatataaaaaatatcataacttaGTGATAGGTTTGTATCAATCATCTTATCACATCAgactaaattataataaaatgatattaaaTCATCTAAGCTAATGGCGATCCTTTTATATGTCAGTTGTAAGACTGTATCGGGTGGACCTGATGAAATATCAACAATCATCTGACAAAAATAATATGATTGAGTCAATAATTTTAGTTAATGTCAATGTCGAGCGAATAAAATGTAGCTGTCGATCAAACAGGGGATAGATAATATGTCAGTTTTGTAAGAATGAGGTGTTGATCGAGTGATAATAAAATATCAACAATCATCCACGTGTCGCAATCGCTGTATAAATGATCAATCAAATTTGCTTTGATATCTAGATTTTCCACTTACGAGAGCCACATGATTGCAAAAGAATGAAATATGGgtaaccttctctctctctctctctctctctctctctctctctctctctaaaactgAAGATTGTTCAACCAAAGTTGTCTCCTCCTCACGGTCCACCAAAACATGGCCACTTCAGCACAAGCCAGAGCAATAATCTTTACTATCAGGGGTCCATGACACACTCCATCTCACAGTCCACCAACACAAACTCAATCCACTGCACTGCCACTTGAGCACAAACACACTGGAAAGCTTTCTTATCAGGACTCCACAAGCCAATCTAATCTAAAACAGGAGCCACTTGCCACTCCaacctcgctctctctctctctctctacaaagcCAAGTGTGCACACCACAGCAATGTCGCACCGTCACTACCCACCAAGAGAGACCTCATCCCACAGCAATCAAAACACACGGCACTTCCTCCCTCATCATCTCTCCGCTCTTTTGAGTCTTCTTATCTCTCCTTAGCCTTCTTCCAACCACTGCATCATTCTCTACAAGCTTCATGGCATCAGGAGAAGAAGCTTCAGAATCTCTCAAATGCATGGTATTAATTACTGAATCATGCTATTTTTCTTTCTGCCTTAAAATCTTGATGCTCGAATGATGTATTTTGTGGCTCAGACTTGGGTGTTAAAGGTCTCCATCCACTGCGAAGGATGCAAGAAGAAGGTGCATAGAATCCTTAAAGGCATTCCAGGTAACATCATGCCAAAGCCATAACATTCTTCTCTTTTCCTTTGTTTGTCTGACAAGGTTAATCGTCTTCTTCTTTGTCTTTTCAGGTGTTTATGATACGGAGATTGACGCAAGACAGAACAAAGTCACGGTTAAGGCCAGTGTTGACGCTGATACACTCATAAGGAAGCTCGACAAGTCCGGGAAGCGCGCCGAGCTGTGGCCGGAGAGGAAACACAGCAATCAACAGCCCAGCAATGGCGACACCAGCAATAGGAAAGAGAGCAAACAAGTCCCTAAACACAAGGAGCCATCGGTGAGCTCTGAGAAGAAACCAATCCTCTCCGAGAGGAGCCCTGCTACTGCTGCCACCGTCGCTCCCGCTGCCAAACCACCTGAAGCTGACCAAAGAGAAGCTCAAGCCAAACCCCCAAAAGACCCATCACAAACCAATAGGGTAACTGAGGAAAGCGCCATAAAAGATCCCCAAACTTCCGATGCAACGAAGACCGACATCTCCACCAAACAGCACGATAATTCCGCCGCCGCAGCTGCTGCATCCGCCGGCGGAGATCCGAGTTCCCATAGCGGTGGCGGCAAGAAGAAAGGCAAGAAGGCTCAGAAAGAGGGCTCCGCGGACTTGGGACACATGCCCTCTTATCCGATGTACCCGCCACCCCCGGCGTACGTGACGAGCTACAACATGGCGCAACCGAGCTTCAGTCAGGCCTACTACGCCCCCCCAGTGCCGCCCGCTTCGCAGGGCTATGTTTACATGCCACATCCACCTCCGCCAGAGTTGTACTACAGTTATCCGGAACCGAGCTCACTGGCATCGACGCAGCCATCGCCGCCTCACGACAGCATGTTCAACGACGAGAACCCCAACGCTTGTAATCTTATGTGATCGGAGCCGCCGGCAGACGACCGTCGGAATCTGGAAGCCTTCATAGTATATCCTCTCCTTCGTTTAGTCAGTTCGTAGGTGTTCGACGAATCTACCTGAGCTTATACCACTCGTACGAGTGAAGTACTCTTGCATCAGCCGAGATGTGTTCTCCTTCTTCACATACTCTTCTGCAGTAACATGTTTCTCGTGTAATTAATACTAGTGTGATCACTTGTTCAAGCTTAAGACAAAGCTCGGTTGCCATTTGTGTTCTGGTTAATTGCAGGTGTTACTACTGACCATCTTTCATATCTAACAGTAGTGTATGACAAAGCTGACCATATTGGACTGTGGGCGTTTGAGCCCATGTCAACTTCACCTTCACTGACGAAAcggaaacagcagcagcagcagcagcagctgggtTGGTGGAAACATGGGAGGACTTACTGCGGAAATAGGACGAACAGGTTGGCTGCATTCTCGGGGTGTTAGTTGCAAGCCTTTCCTGCACTAGTGTTGGATTATTCTAAGTAGATCAATGGATACTGAAGCCTAAAGTTATGTTGGGAAGGGGTTAAACTATCAACCTAATATTATGACACCCACAGACTGTGATCAAGGCCATGCTTTTGATTATTTTAGAGAAGTGCTCATGAGAGAGGATAATGTTGATGGTGCAACAGCTTGCATCAGGCAACTCCACATGGGGCAGTGCTCATTTCAACAGAGCTCTCAATTATTGAAAGTTTTGCCATCTGCAAGAAGGACAACACCATTGGCATCAATAATGTCACCAAGGCTAATGCTTATTGCACTCACCTGTGCCATCTCCAGGTCCATAATTGGTGCATGACCTTGGACTCCACTTGCCATTGATATcagtctctatctctctctctctctctctctctaattgaaGGATGAGAGGGCACTGTTTGCTTTAGAACAGTGATCATATTTGTCCAGCTAATGATGATGGTGGTGTTGATTGCTTTCTGGGAAAAAGGAGGCCAAGGAAACATGCAGGAAAATGTCATCTTATGTTAGGGGGCTGCATCAGATGTGAGTAGGTATCTTAACTGGGAAGCAAATCATGTGGTCTGTCTCTACAGCACAGCACTTCTTCTCCTTTGGGGCTCATGTGGGGAGCATGCAAATGATGTTAATACAGGTCATTTGCCATTACAGCTAAAACTATCTTGTTTCCAGTTATTTTCCTGGAGTTGGTCTTGTAGTGTAGATTGGACAGTAGCTTACTGATGTAAGAGGAATCAGCCAATGTTAGGAACCTGTTTAATATGGTATGGAATGTGGAGTTCTTCTAAGAATGTATGGAGTAGAGGAGGAGGAAATGGGTGACTTTGGACTGTCGTTGGATTCGGTCTTTGACTTGATTGCACGCAATCAAACTTCCCCATTTGCAAGAAGAATGATCGACCATGACATTGAAGGCTCTTCGTTAGTGTCATGACGATGGAATCGGTAGTTGAATCGAAAGGAATGCTTGACCTTCCATTTCCACATAAGCTAACAAGTCCAATTCAAATCCATCTTTTGGTTTTGCCAACCAATCTCCACTGTACCTTCATCTTTAGTTGATAAAtagtttaatatttaatattttaaaactaaTATCATCATAGATAAGAAATCctaatacaagaaaaaaaatttaattcctaATAATCAAGATTTGATTATCCTTTAAATATATTATGTCTCTTTGGATTTTGATGAATATATAAGAGGATATATAATGCTTATTTGAGGATCTATGTAAGAGGATATATAATGCTTAGTAGAAATAACTAAAGATCTCATAATTCACTAAATTCTATCTATTGAACCACATTAATCTTGTATGTTTTTTTTGTGTATCTATCGAACCACATTGATTGCTAATCTTGTATCGAACCacgttaaaattttcttttccttcataAGAAGTGGATTAACAAGTATTTTAGGATTCTTAGACTAAGTGTCCCAATATGATAAGAAATCATAATATAAAAGGAGTTCTTAATCAAGGAAAAACCCTATGGTAAATAGGATttgattattctataaatatcCTATGTATCTCTGGATTTTGATAGGGGAGAGTATGATGTAAGGAATATTTTTAGTATTCTTAGTTTCTCTCTAAGGTGTCTAGAgaggataatatatatatatatatatatatatatatatatatatatatatatatatatatatatatatatataaataatttatataagagTATCTATAAGAAAGTCATACTTGTGTCTATTCTTTCTCTAGGATCTCTAGTATTTATCTATAGATGTAAGTGGAATTTATTGAACTATGTCAAATCTTGTGtctattttttgatatattatttgattatttatCTCCATGGTtctcttttttattattgtttattTTTCTCTCCCTCTCTAAAAGTGATACAAGAGCTCAAAGAGCTCAAAGTTAGATATTAAcaagaataaataaaatttctaGTCAAGAAGCATAAAAGTGAATAAATTACTTGAGAGATATTATTgagattaataaatattttaaaatttctgaAACTAATATTCTAATGAGACAATGAATCCTAATACAAGAAAAGATCAAAGAAAATCATAATAATTAAGGTTTGGTTCATCTATTAATATCTTATATATCCCTCAATTTTAATAAGAAGagaataagatataaaaaaatattttttgtgcaTCTCGACTTCTCTTTATGGTATCAAGAGAAGAGAAGATACTCTCTTTTAAAtagtgtaatatatatatatatatgtatatatatatatatgtgtatgtatatatatatatatgtgtatgtatatatatatatatgtatgtatataaatatgtatgtatatatgtatgtatatatatatgtatgtatatatatatatatatatatgtatatatgtatgtatatatatacatgtatatatatatatgtatatatatatacatgtatatatatatatacatatatatatacatatacatacatatacatacatatatgtatatatatatatatatatatatatatataagaatttatATAAGAGGGTAAAGTGTTAATTTTTATAATTGATCTCACGTGATAAAAGATTTAatttttctcatatatatatatatatatatatataagttctcAAACCATATTAAATTTGGtatcaatttttaatatattatttaattattaattattaatgtatataaatatgtatgtatatatgtatgtatatatatatgtatgtatatatatatatatatgtatatatgtatgtatatatatacatgtatatatatatatatgtatatatatatacatgtatatatatatatacatatatatatatatacatgtatatatatatatacatatatatacatatacatacatatacatacatatatgtatatatatatatatatatatatatatatatataagaatttatATAAGAGGGTAAAGTGTTAATTTTTATAATTGATCTCACGTGATAAAAGATTTAatttttctcatatatatatatatatatatatatatataagttctcAAACCATATTAAATTTGGtatcaatttttaatatattatttaattattaatttttatattttaaattatcctTTTCCTCGGTAACCGTATATGACATTCTCTTCTTGCCTTGTTTCCTATATTACTATCCATGTCCATGGCCTTGCTCTCCTGCTCTCCTCTCCCCACCACCCATCTCTCTTAGAGGCTTCAGCTTGGACTCTTCTTTCCCAACAGGAACCGCTCTTTGTTCCTCACCAGGTCTTCTACTGACAGTAGAGCAGGCGTGGTGAGTCTTGCTATTACTCCCGAGGTGAAGCTAGAGAAGAAGGTGGAGGTGGCCGGTTTCAGGGACCCCAGATGAATCAGAGAGACATGATACTCAGAAATAGTTTCACGGATGGAAAGAACGATTGGGACACTATAATAAAACATTCTTTTTGCAACTATATTCTTGTCATGATTCTTTCTTTAATTTACTCACACTAAAATACTCCTTTACTTATTTCAGCAGTTCATTTCTAGTGCATAGGATGCAAAttagaaataattttatttttattttaaatacttacaaaaatataaaaaagaaaaacccaGGCTGCTGCAAAATATAGATTATATATGAAGTACCTCAATACTTGAAATCATTATATCAGCAGAAGCAAGAACTTTAGAGTGTAGTATAATATCATTAGCAGGGAAGATTATTCATGAACcaactaaaaatattaattatagtgGCTTGCTTCACAAGACCTCTCCAGGAAACAACCTTCTATGAGAAGCAGTGGCAGGCAACTTGGCAACTGAGTAGGAGCAGGTTAGGTTAATAAGCGGAGGTTGGATTGAGTTCTACCATCAAGGCTTCATCAACATTAGTTATATGGAAAACttcatactgacgtgcaaatcagaCTCATTTTGTAGCTGATTGAAGTTGGATATTTATAGAACCATTTTATCTGCTTTTTGGTCTGTTCTCCTGTTATATGATTCTTGAACTTGTGGTACGCTCCCTGTATTCTGCTGTCATCTATCTGATTGAAGTGCAGTGTATACTATATAAGAATTAAGATCTGCTGTCATATAACAATAATCAGATCATCAAGTTAG belongs to Musa acuminata AAA Group cultivar baxijiao chromosome BXJ1-11, Cavendish_Baxijiao_AAA, whole genome shotgun sequence and includes:
- the LOC135597368 gene encoding heavy metal-associated isoprenylated plant protein 35-like translates to MASGEEASESLKCMTWVLKVSIHCEGCKKKVHRILKGIPGVYDTEIDARQNKVTVKASVDADTLIRKLDKSGKRAELWPERKHSNQQPSNGDTSNRKESKQVPKHKEPSVSSEKKPILSERSPATAATVAPAAKPPEADQREAQAKPPKDPSQTNRVTEESAIKDPQTSDATKTDISTKQHDNSAAAAAASAGGDPSSHSGGGKKKGKKAQKEGSADLGHMPSYPMYPPPPAYVTSYNMAQPSFSQAYYAPPVPPASQGYVYMPHPPPPELYYSYPEPSSLASTQPSPPHDSMFNDENPNACNLM